In a single window of the Notamacropus eugenii isolate mMacEug1 chromosome 4, mMacEug1.pri_v2, whole genome shotgun sequence genome:
- the LOC140501997 gene encoding small ribosomal subunit protein uS12 isoform X2, whose amino-acid sequence MGKCRGLRTARKLRSHRRDQKWHDKQYKKAHLGTALKANPFGGASHAKGIVLEKVGVEAKQPNSAIRKCVRVQLIKNGKKITAFVPNDGCLNFIEENDEVLVAGFGRKGHAVGDIPGVRFKVVKVANVSLLALYKGKKERPRS is encoded by the exons ATGG GTAAGTGCCGTGGTCTTCGTACTGCTAGAAAGCTCCGAAGCCACAGGAGAGACCAAAAGTGGCATGACAAGCAGTACAAGAAAGCGCATTTGGGCACTGCCCTGAAGGCCAACCCGTTTGGAGGAGCCTCTCATGCCAAAGGGATAGTTTTGGAAAAAGT tggtGTGGAAGCCAAACAGCCCAATTCTGCCATCAGGAAGTGTGTGAGAGTCCAACTGATTAAGAATGGCAAAAAAATCACTGCCTTTGTTCCCAATGATGGCTGCTTGAACTTTATTGAG GAAAACGATGAAGTTTTGGTTGCTGGCTTTGGTCGGAAAGGTCATGCTGTCGGTGATATTCCTGGAGTCCGATTCAAGGTTGTAAAAGTTGCAAATGTTTCTCTTCTGGCCTTGTACAAAGGCAAGAAAGAAAGACCAAGATCATAA
- the LOC140501997 gene encoding small ribosomal subunit protein uS12 isoform X1: MEGKCRGLRTARKLRSHRRDQKWHDKQYKKAHLGTALKANPFGGASHAKGIVLEKVGVEAKQPNSAIRKCVRVQLIKNGKKITAFVPNDGCLNFIEENDEVLVAGFGRKGHAVGDIPGVRFKVVKVANVSLLALYKGKKERPRS; the protein is encoded by the exons ATGGAAG GTAAGTGCCGTGGTCTTCGTACTGCTAGAAAGCTCCGAAGCCACAGGAGAGACCAAAAGTGGCATGACAAGCAGTACAAGAAAGCGCATTTGGGCACTGCCCTGAAGGCCAACCCGTTTGGAGGAGCCTCTCATGCCAAAGGGATAGTTTTGGAAAAAGT tggtGTGGAAGCCAAACAGCCCAATTCTGCCATCAGGAAGTGTGTGAGAGTCCAACTGATTAAGAATGGCAAAAAAATCACTGCCTTTGTTCCCAATGATGGCTGCTTGAACTTTATTGAG GAAAACGATGAAGTTTTGGTTGCTGGCTTTGGTCGGAAAGGTCATGCTGTCGGTGATATTCCTGGAGTCCGATTCAAGGTTGTAAAAGTTGCAAATGTTTCTCTTCTGGCCTTGTACAAAGGCAAGAAAGAAAGACCAAGATCATAA
- the LOC140502712 gene encoding uncharacterized protein translates to MGGKSLRSVLFSRVQLTVTPWSVGFGGRRRSGSPLPAVRYCKLADDLPRVMQLAFEAGFEPLPDSRPSSIQRATQLCQTCVNQCTVHDNPCKLHFVLVGCGSGAVSAGGVSAEGPEPGGEGEDPRLHVSVPLPRGVGAKQPNSAIRKCVRVQLIKNGKKITAFVPNDGCLNFIEENDEALVAGFGRRAMLSAIFLESDSKL, encoded by the exons ATGGGAGGCAAGTCATTACGGTctgtgttgttcagtcgtgtccaactcacGGTGACCCCTTGGTCCGTGGGGTTTGGCGGAAGACGCCGCAGTGGTTCACCACTCCCTGCAGTGCGTTACTGTAAACTGGCGgacgacttgcccagggtcatgcagctcgCGTTTGAGGCCGGGTTTGAacctcttcctgactcccggcccAGCTCCATCCAGCGGGCCACCCAGCTGTGTCAGACGTGTGTCAATCAATGTACTGTCCATGATAATCCTTGTAAGTTGCAC TTCGTTCTTGTTGGCTGCGGGAGCGGCGCGGTTAGCGCAGGAGGGGTGAGTGCGGAAGGCCCGGAGCCgggcggggagggggaggacCCCCGCCTCCACGTCTCGGTGCCTCTTCCCAG GGGTGTTGGGGCCAAGCAGCCCAATTCTGCCATCAGGAAGTGTGTGCGAGTCCAGCTGATCAAGAACGGAAAGAAAATCACAGCCTTTGTTCCCAACGATGGCTGCTTGAACTTCATCGAG GAAAATGATGAAGCGTTAGTAGCCGGTTTTGGCCGAAGGGCCATGCTGTCGGCGATATTCCTGGAGTCCGATTCCAAGTTGTAA